GCCAGCGTCAGTGCGTTCCAACGCTGAGCAGGACAAGCTCGACGTAGTCGCACTCTTGTGGGAGGAACACATGTCAGGTGCAAAAGGTCGGATCGTCAGTCGACGCGCTGTGCTTCGTGGCGCCGCCGTCGGTGTGGCGGGAGCCGGGCTGGCGTCGTCCCAGGCGGCGTACGCCGGCAACGGCTCGCCTGCCGGGCTGGTGGGCGAGGATACGGTGGACGCCGTGGCCGCTGGGCTGGACTGTGACCTGATCGAGTTGCGCCGCGACATTCACCGGCGCCCGGAGACCCCGGGCCAGGAGCAGCGGACCGCCGAGGTGGTGGCTAAGCGACTTCGCGCGGCCGGCCTCGACGTCACCACCGGTGTGGGCGGCCACGGGGTCGTGGGAATCCTCAGCGGCGCTCGTCCTGGCCGGACGGTCGCTTACCGGTCGGACATGGACGCGGTACCGCCGAACGATCAGGTGGGGGGTGGCACGCAGGCGGCCCACCTGTGTGGGCACGATATGCACACAGCTGTGGGCGTGGGCGTCGCGGAGGTGCTGGCGCGCCTGCGCAACCGGCTCGCGGGCACAGTGGTGTTCGTTTTCCAACCCGCCGAGGAGACACTCACCGGCGCCGCCGCGATGCTCGACGACGGCGTGTTCGCCCGAGTCCGTCCGGCGGAGATCCATGCCATGCACTGCGGTCCTTTCCCGGTCGGCCAGTTCGTTGTCACGCCCGGGCTCGGACTTCCCGGCCAGGACCGCGGCGTCATCACGCTCACGGGGCACGATGCGACGGCGCGGGCGCGACGGCTCGCCGCCGAGATCGGCGCGCTCAGCACTTTGTCCCGCCCTGCGACCTCCGAGGACCTCGAACGGCTCGTGGCCGACGTCCAGACACCTGACGGGCCATTGGCCGAGTTCGTCTTCATACAGGCCCAGGTCTCCGAAGCCGAAGGCCGAGCCGAGGTGCGGTTGTCCTACCGATGCTGGCCGGAGAACCGGTACGTCGCCATCCGCGAGGACATCCGCCGAATCGCAAGCAGCGATGGCCAGGCATCGGTGGCCTTCCCGAACGACCCGTTTCCCGCCATGGTCTGTCCCGAGCGGGAAGGCCAGGCCATGAAGCGGCACCTGCAACAGGCCGCTGGGCGCGACCAGGTGCGGACGTTGCATGCCGCGATCCCCTTCAGCGGTGAGGACTTCGCACTGTTCCTGGGTCGGCTTCCTGGCACGTACACCTTTCTCGGCGTTCGTGCGCCCGGCGCCCCCATCGAAACCAGTTATCCGCATTTCGGCGCCTTCGACCCGGACGAGCGGGCCATCGGCCACGGCGTCCGCGCGATGGCGGGTTGGCTCGCCCGGCGCACCCGATAGCCGACGCACAGCAGCGCGGCCGGATACTCGACGCCGTCAGGCAACTGATGATTACCAATGACCTCGGCAGCCCTCGGCCGTCATCGAACAGAAGCAGCACCGGCCCGACATTGAGTTTCGTCGGGTTCGCCTGGCCAATCCCATGTGTGGGTCGACCGCCGCGATCTCATCCGCAAGTCACCCCTCCCGCGATGTGGGCCGGGTTCTCGTCGCTCGGTTGTGTAGTTTTCGGGAGCGGTTGCGGCAGGCGTCGATGATGTCGGGTCGGAGCAGATGGCCGAAGCCGGCGTTGTCCAGGCGTAGCGCGATTCCTTGACGGTCGGTGCCGAGGGCGGTGGCGGTGGTGTCGAGGTCCCAGTCGTGGGCGGCGAGTTGGGACAGCAGGTGCCCACGGCGGGTCTGGGCGGCCGACAGCCGGAACGTCTTGAGGTAAGCGAGTTGGCCGGTGTCGTCGGTGATTGTTTCGCCGATGTGGTTTTCGGTGTCGGGGTCGAGGGCTGGCAGGAAGCGGGACAGAGTGAAGCGCCCCATCCGGTTCACTGGCGTGAATGTGAGGCGCTCTGCCGCGAGAAGCCCGCCGGCCATGACGGTGTGGAAGGCCGCCCAGTCGGCGCGGGCCTGGGCGAGCTGTGCACGCAGATCGGCGACGCTGGCGATGGCGGTGTCGTCGAGGCGGGCGGTGAAGCCGGGCACTGCCGGGTACAGGTGGGCGTACTGGAAGAGCAGCTCGCCGTAGAAGTCCTGCAGCAGGGTTGGGTGCAGGGCGCGGTAGTCGTCGGGGTGGCTGACGACGAATGCCGCGGCGAGGGTGTCGGCGACGTAGAGCACCATTCCGCACTGGTCAGGGTGGATTTCGAAGATGCGCAGCGCGTCGTCGAGGCCGGGAATGGCGGTGCCGCTGTAGGTGGCCTCGACGCGCGGGGACAGGCCGCGAGTGACAGCGTGGCGAGTCCATTCCTGCCAGGCGATGGGCGGCCCACCGAACTGTAGGGCGAGGTAGCCCTCCGTTGCCAGGTGCAGTGGCAGAAAGCGGAGCCGTTGCTTGTCGTCACGGCGGGCCATACGTCGCCGGAACGCCAGCCGGATACCGGTAGGGGCGCTGGACGCGGCGGGGTCGCGTAGCTGGGTGCCGTAGGCAGCGGCGGGCGTGTCGTCTGTGGTCCAGCTCGCTACGAACGCGTGCGGCACATAGGAGATGTACGCGGTGCGGTGCCCGATGTCAACGATCGACAGTTCGTCGGGGTCGTACAGGCGGGCGTGCAGGCGCAGATCGCTGATGGGTACGGGCCGCAGCAGCGGCACCAGGCGTACCGCGCCCCACGTCTGGTCGGGGGCGACGGTCAGCCCGGTCAGGTCGATCCTGTCCACGGGTGCGATGTTGGTCATGGTGACCCCTGCCCGCCAGAATCGTCGGTGAGGAACCGGTCCACCCGGTCGCCGAGGTGGCGGCGCAGTTCGTCGAGGCGGGCGCCGCCGGTGGCGAAGCGGGCCAGCTCGACGAGGGCCGCGACGTCCTCGGCGTCGCGCACGCCGACGGTGGCGACACCGGAGGCGAGGCGCCGTACGTCGAAGGTGTCGGCGTCGTAGACCGGGTTGAGGTGCACGATGCTCGTGCGCTGGTGGGGGTCGAGGCGGGTACGCCATACCCGTAGCACCTCGGCGGCCTCTCCGGGCGGGGCGTTGTCCCAGCCGTCGGAGACGATGACTAGCCGCTCGGGGCGCCGTTCGAGACCGTCGAGGATGCGCTCACCGAGCCCGGTCGCTCCGATGGGGTGCA
The Micromonospora pisi DNA segment above includes these coding regions:
- a CDS encoding M20 metallopeptidase family protein: MRSNAEQDKLDVVALLWEEHMSGAKGRIVSRRAVLRGAAVGVAGAGLASSQAAYAGNGSPAGLVGEDTVDAVAAGLDCDLIELRRDIHRRPETPGQEQRTAEVVAKRLRAAGLDVTTGVGGHGVVGILSGARPGRTVAYRSDMDAVPPNDQVGGGTQAAHLCGHDMHTAVGVGVAEVLARLRNRLAGTVVFVFQPAEETLTGAAAMLDDGVFARVRPAEIHAMHCGPFPVGQFVVTPGLGLPGQDRGVITLTGHDATARARRLAAEIGALSTLSRPATSEDLERLVADVQTPDGPLAEFVFIQAQVSEAEGRAEVRLSYRCWPENRYVAIREDIRRIASSDGQASVAFPNDPFPAMVCPEREGQAMKRHLQQAAGRDQVRTLHAAIPFSGEDFALFLGRLPGTYTFLGVRAPGAPIETSYPHFGAFDPDERAIGHGVRAMAGWLARRTR
- a CDS encoding ARPP-2 domain-containing protein, with protein sequence MDRIDLTGLTVAPDQTWGAVRLVPLLRPVPISDLRLHARLYDPDELSIVDIGHRTAYISYVPHAFVASWTTDDTPAAAYGTQLRDPAASSAPTGIRLAFRRRMARRDDKQRLRFLPLHLATEGYLALQFGGPPIAWQEWTRHAVTRGLSPRVEATYSGTAIPGLDDALRIFEIHPDQCGMVLYVADTLAAAFVVSHPDDYRALHPTLLQDFYGELLFQYAHLYPAVPGFTARLDDTAIASVADLRAQLAQARADWAAFHTVMAGGLLAAERLTFTPVNRMGRFTLSRFLPALDPDTENHIGETITDDTGQLAYLKTFRLSAAQTRRGHLLSQLAAHDWDLDTTATALGTDRQGIALRLDNAGFGHLLRPDIIDACRNRSRKLHNRATRTRPTSREG